The genomic stretch GGCTTGATGCCGGCCGTATTCATTGTCCCAGCCATAAAATGGATGGTTAAAATCTTTCTGTAAATGCACTTTGCCTTCCGGCACATCCAGCAAAATATTATCCGGGGCCATGCCGGTAATAATATTGGCACGCCATTGCGGATGCTGGCGTATATGTTCCAAAGCATGCTGGCGGATCAGCACAGAAGAAGTTTCCAGATGGATCCGTTCATGTTCGATGCCCATGATGATGGTCCACCAAGGGTTTTGCCAGTTTAAGGGTAGAGTTAGCGGAGCATGTTCAAGGATGTTCAGGATCAGGGCGCGTACCTGATGCCGATAATCACGGACTTCCTGCACACTGGGCCAGTCATAATGTACTTCGTCCAGGTCATCCCAGCTCATCTCGTCCACACCGATTGCAAAGATACTTTCAAAATGCGGATTTAAGCGTTCGCTAATTAGCTTGCTGAGCAGTAGTTTATTGACAAAAAAAGTGGCGGTATGCGCAAAATAAAAAATTAGCGGATGACGTAAAGTAATTGGTTTGATGAAAAAAGCATCTTCATGCTTGAGGCATTCAAACAGTTGCTCATAGGTGTCAAAGGTATTCAGGAAATATTCGCGCAGGCCGTGCCGGGCAGTCTGTTCATTGGCAAAATCAAGTGCCGGCGTGGGCAGCAGCATCGGTTTGGCCGAAAGCCATAGGCTGCTTGTATTGGTTTTGTCTTGAGGGTGGGATTTTAGGGGAGAATCGAGCTGCATCCGTCAGGCTCCATCGAATAGTTTAAGCATTCCTCTGCACTGCAAAAGAATGGAATTGTCTTAAAAATACTCGAAAGATATCGCCAGATGGGGTGTATTTAGGTAACAAAATGCTGCACCGTTTTGGATGCAGCATGTTCAGGAACAGCTTAAATAGACAGCGAGGCGCCTTGCATGAGCTGAACCAAAGCCTGTGCCGCTTTGGACTGCGTACGACCCGGATGCCAGACCATGCCCAAGCGACGGTTCATTTCCAGATTAATATCTAGTTGGTGAAGGTCATGATTGACCAAAGTTTTTGGCAGTACCGACCAGCCTAAGCCAATCGATACCAGCATCCGGATTGATTCCAGCGGATTATTGCTCATACTGACTTTCGGTTTAATACCCTGTTTTTCAAATTCGGCCAAAGTAATTTGCGAGGTATAGGTCTGTGATGAGGGCAACAGGCTTGGATAGTCGAGCAAATCTTCCAGACACAGATTTTTTTGCTGCGCCAGCGGATGAAACGGTGCCACCACAAAGACTAGAGGATCATTCCAGATAGTCACATAATTCAGACGCGCATCACCCCGTGGCGGCAAGGTTAAAAATGCCAGTTCCAGATCGCCGGCAATCACTTGTTCATGCGCCTGCTCGGAATCGACAAAATGCACATCCAGAGTCACGTCAGGATATTCCTGAACATAACGGCGCAAATGACTCGGCAGATGATGCAGGCCAATATGATGACTGGTACCAATTTTCAGTTTGCCCTGTACCTGACCTTGTTCATGGCTCAAGGTATAATGAATATCCCCGAGTTCATTCAGCCAGTTTTTCACTTTAGGCAACAGAGAGTGCGCCGCGTGGGTGGCCTGTACACCACGTCCGGCAGATTCAAACAGCTTGACCCCAAAATATTCTTCCAGACTGTGAATACGTTTGGTGACAGCAGGCTGGGTAATGAAGAGCTGATCTGCGGCCAGAGAAATCGAACCGGTTTCCATGACTTTCACGAAGGCTTCAAAGGCTGCGAGATTCATCTTAATCACCTATAAAGAATTTTTATGTGTAAATCTATTATTGTTATATTTTAAGAATAAATCAAAGTAAAATTAGCTCATCTATGTTGCAGTGCTGAATTACTATACATTTTCAAAGCCTTGGCATTTTAAAAACTAAAAAAGACCACCTATAAAGGCAGTCTTTCATCAGGAACCTCGACTGAAGAGTTTAGACGGTAATGTCCTCATTCTGCTGTTGGTTATTACGCTCCCAGATTTTTTCATGGAAGAAGAAAGCCACTGCCTGTACCGTTGGCTCTAATAAACTTAAGGCAATGGCCATGGTCAAACTGCCGGTTACCAAGTAACCCACAATCATCGCCACAGTAATGTGCATAATGTAGTAGCTGAAGGTCTTTTTGAACATGCGCTGGTTGTTGTCTACAAAGCGCTGAATATGTGCCATGTCGAAGTTCCTCAAAAATAATCATCTCTGTCGATGAAGAAATAATAAT from Acinetobacter lwoffii encodes the following:
- a CDS encoding DUF2061 domain-containing protein, whose protein sequence is MAHIQRFVDNNQRMFKKTFSYYIMHITVAMIVGYLVTGSLTMAIALSLLEPTVQAVAFFFHEKIWERNNQQQNEDITV
- a CDS encoding LysR family transcriptional regulator: MNLAAFEAFVKVMETGSISLAADQLFITQPAVTKRIHSLEEYFGVKLFESAGRGVQATHAAHSLLPKVKNWLNELGDIHYTLSHEQGQVQGKLKIGTSHHIGLHHLPSHLRRYVQEYPDVTLDVHFVDSEQAHEQVIAGDLELAFLTLPPRGDARLNYVTIWNDPLVFVVAPFHPLAQQKNLCLEDLLDYPSLLPSSQTYTSQITLAEFEKQGIKPKVSMSNNPLESIRMLVSIGLGWSVLPKTLVNHDLHQLDINLEMNRRLGMVWHPGRTQSKAAQALVQLMQGASLSI